In Devosia beringensis, a single window of DNA contains:
- a CDS encoding HIT family protein — protein sequence MTYDPSNIFAKILAGDIPAHKVFEDDSALVMMDIFPQSRGHTLVIPKAASRNLLDADPAVLSAVMPLVQRVARAAKAATGADGVRVAQFNEAPAGQTVFHLHFHVIPVFDGVALGTHGGGQADNAELATLAQAIAAAL from the coding sequence ATGACCTATGACCCCTCCAATATCTTTGCCAAGATTCTGGCCGGCGACATCCCGGCACACAAGGTGTTCGAGGACGACAGCGCCCTCGTCATGATGGATATTTTTCCGCAGTCGCGCGGTCACACCCTGGTCATCCCCAAGGCGGCGTCGCGCAACCTGCTGGATGCCGACCCGGCGGTGCTGTCAGCGGTGATGCCGCTGGTGCAGCGGGTCGCCAGGGCGGCCAAGGCGGCCACCGGGGCCGATGGCGTCCGCGTGGCGCAGTTCAACGAGGCGCCGGCCGGGCAGACGGTGTTCCACCTGCATTTCCACGTCATCCCGGTATTCGATGGCGTCGCGCTGGGTACCCATGGCGGCGGCCAGGCGGACAATGCAGAACTCGCGACCCTCGCCCAGGCGATTGCCGCCGCTCTCTAG
- a CDS encoding ABC transporter ATP-binding protein, translated as MSKPHLVLTDVHRHYGQGDKIVHVLEAANLTVNSGELVALVAPSGAGKSTLLHLSGLLESPQGGEVELMGIKTSHLGDRGRTQLRRSTVGYVYQFHHLLPEFTALENVSMPQLIAGKSQAEADKRSMELLDLLGIGARASHRPAELSGGEQQRVAIARAAANHPKVILADEPTGNLDPETSDIVFGALADLIKNEGAAALIATHNHDLARRADRIVTLKGGLVVAHTL; from the coding sequence ATGAGTAAGCCGCATCTGGTACTGACCGACGTCCATCGCCATTACGGCCAGGGCGACAAGATCGTGCATGTGCTGGAGGCCGCCAACCTTACCGTCAACAGCGGTGAACTGGTGGCGCTGGTAGCGCCCTCCGGCGCCGGCAAATCGACGCTGCTGCACCTCTCAGGCCTGCTGGAGAGCCCGCAGGGCGGCGAGGTCGAGCTGATGGGGATCAAGACCAGCCATCTCGGCGACCGGGGCCGTACGCAGCTGCGCCGCTCCACCGTGGGTTATGTCTACCAGTTCCACCATCTGCTGCCCGAATTCACCGCGCTCGAGAACGTGTCGATGCCGCAGCTGATCGCCGGCAAGTCGCAGGCGGAGGCCGACAAGCGTTCGATGGAACTGCTGGACCTGCTGGGGATCGGCGCCCGCGCCAGCCATCGGCCGGCCGAACTGTCGGGCGGCGAGCAGCAGCGCGTGGCCATTGCCCGGGCCGCGGCCAACCATCCCAAGGTCATCCTGGCGGACGAGCCCACGGGCAATCTCGATCCCGAGACCAGCGACATCGTCTTCGGTGCGCTGGCCGACCTGATCAAGAATGAAGGCGCGGCGGCCCTGATTGCCACCCACAATCACGACCTGGCGCGGCGCGCCGATCGTATCGTTACGCTCAAGGGCGGTCTGGTCGTCGCCCACACGCTCTAG
- a CDS encoding ABC transporter permease, producing MAPAALNKGTRAFSRFEWLIAGRYLRARRKEAFISVIASLTMVGVAIGVATLIVVMSVMNGFRAELLTKILGLNGHFTAYPIEREFTDYKETIAALQQIEGVDFAVYFVEGQVLASGRGNSTGVTVRGMDAENIEKLDLLYNAATQGGWDQWDSSKGVAIGYRLAQTLGVSLGDQVQIINPDGAMTPFGSTPQIRSYPVDVIFDLGMVEFDSFFMYMPLEAAQTYFKQFEEVLKPGMGPLDPLASDAEIDAAYERINRVSAAEVFIHDPDDVMVMRQRLQTDPATRPLVLTDWQQRNETFFSALQVERVVMFTILSMIILVAAFNIISSLIMLVKDKSSDIAVLRTMGATRGAIMRIFSITGTTIGVIGTVSGVILGLVVAANAETLRAFISNTLGVAIFPPEVFLLSSLPSKTDPLEVTVVVCLSLGLSFLATLYPAWRAAQYDPVEALRYE from the coding sequence CTGGCGCCGGCTGCACTGAACAAGGGCACGCGCGCCTTTTCGCGCTTTGAGTGGCTCATTGCCGGCCGCTATCTGCGGGCCCGGCGCAAGGAGGCGTTCATTTCGGTGATCGCCAGCCTGACCATGGTGGGCGTCGCCATCGGCGTCGCCACCCTGATCGTCGTCATGTCGGTCATGAACGGGTTCCGAGCCGAGCTGCTGACCAAGATCCTGGGCCTCAACGGCCATTTCACGGCCTATCCGATCGAGCGCGAATTCACCGACTACAAGGAAACCATCGCCGCGCTGCAGCAGATCGAAGGCGTGGACTTCGCCGTCTATTTCGTCGAGGGCCAGGTGCTCGCCTCCGGCCGGGGCAATTCGACCGGCGTGACCGTTCGCGGCATGGACGCGGAAAACATCGAGAAGCTCGACCTGCTCTACAACGCGGCCACGCAGGGCGGCTGGGACCAGTGGGACAGCTCCAAGGGCGTGGCAATCGGCTACCGGCTGGCGCAGACGCTGGGCGTGTCCCTGGGCGACCAGGTGCAGATCATCAATCCCGATGGGGCGATGACGCCGTTTGGCTCGACGCCGCAGATCCGCTCCTATCCCGTCGACGTGATCTTTGACCTGGGCATGGTCGAGTTCGACAGCTTCTTCATGTACATGCCGCTCGAGGCGGCCCAGACCTATTTCAAGCAGTTCGAAGAAGTGCTCAAGCCCGGCATGGGTCCGCTGGACCCGCTGGCCAGCGATGCCGAGATCGATGCCGCCTATGAGCGCATCAACCGCGTCTCGGCCGCCGAAGTCTTCATCCATGATCCCGATGATGTCATGGTGATGCGGCAACGGCTGCAGACCGACCCGGCGACACGGCCGCTGGTGCTGACCGATTGGCAGCAGCGCAACGAAACCTTCTTTTCGGCGCTGCAGGTGGAGCGGGTGGTGATGTTCACCATCCTCTCGATGATCATCCTCGTCGCCGCCTTCAACATCATCTCAAGCCTGATCATGCTGGTGAAGGACAAGAGCTCCGATATCGCCGTGCTGCGCACCATGGGCGCCACGCGCGGCGCCATCATGCGGATATTCTCGATCACCGGGACCACGATTGGCGTCATCGGCACGGTGTCAGGCGTAATCCTGGGCCTGGTGGTGGCGGCCAATGCCGAAACCCTGCGCGCCTTTATCTCCAACACGCTGGGCGTGGCGATTTTCCCGCCCGAAGTGTTCCTGCTGTCCTCGCTGCCCTCCAAGACCGATCCGCTGGAAGTGACCGTGGTGGTCTGCCTGTCGCTCGGCCTGAGTTTTCTCGCGACGCTGTATCCGGCCTGGCGTGCTGCGCAATATGATCCGGTAGAGGCCCTGCGTTATGAGTAA
- the proS gene encoding proline--tRNA ligase: MRLSRYFLPVLRDVPKDAEIVSHRLMLRAGMIRQQASGLYSWLPLGYKVLMKVQKIIEEEQDRSGAVQLLMPTIQSADLWRESGRYDAYGKEMLRIQDRHERDFLYGPTNEEMITDIFRTYVKSYKDLPLNLYHIQWKFRDEVRPRFGTMRSREFLMKDAYSFDLTKEDAVKAYERMFVAYLRTYARMGLTAIPMRADTGPIGGDLSHEWIVLAETGESAVFCDQRLLDKPIPGPDTDFRGDLNPIFADWTSRYAATEDMVDMAEFEAAVPEEFRVSARGIEVGHIFYFGTKYSEPMKASVTGPEGKEITVHMGSYGIGPSRLVPALIEAFHDDNGIVWPVSVAPFEAVLINLKAGDAECDAACDALYAELNAAGLDMLYDDRDQGAGAKFTTADLIGIPYQIIIGPRGLKAGEAEIKHRKSGERETLPIAAAVARLKGLIEPQRKTDI; this comes from the coding sequence ATGCGCCTGTCTCGCTACTTCTTGCCGGTGCTGCGTGACGTCCCCAAGGACGCCGAAATCGTCTCGCATCGGCTGATGCTGCGGGCAGGCATGATCCGCCAGCAGGCCTCGGGCCTCTATTCCTGGCTGCCGCTGGGCTACAAGGTGCTGATGAAGGTGCAAAAGATCATCGAGGAGGAGCAGGATCGTTCCGGCGCGGTGCAATTGCTGATGCCCACCATCCAGTCGGCCGATCTGTGGCGCGAAAGCGGGCGCTACGACGCCTATGGCAAGGAAATGCTGCGCATCCAGGATCGGCACGAGCGCGATTTTCTCTATGGCCCGACCAATGAGGAGATGATCACCGACATCTTCCGGACCTATGTGAAATCCTACAAGGACCTGCCGCTCAACCTGTACCACATCCAGTGGAAGTTCCGCGACGAGGTGCGGCCGCGCTTCGGCACCATGCGCAGCCGCGAATTCCTGATGAAGGACGCCTATTCCTTCGACCTGACCAAGGAAGATGCGGTCAAGGCCTATGAGCGCATGTTCGTGGCCTATCTGCGCACCTATGCCCGCATGGGCCTGACGGCGATTCCGATGCGCGCCGATACCGGCCCGATCGGCGGCGACCTCAGCCATGAATGGATCGTGCTGGCCGAGACCGGCGAAAGCGCCGTGTTCTGCGACCAGCGCCTGCTCGACAAACCAATTCCCGGCCCCGACACCGATTTCCGCGGCGATCTCAACCCGATCTTCGCTGACTGGACCTCACGCTATGCCGCCACCGAAGACATGGTGGACATGGCCGAGTTCGAGGCCGCCGTTCCCGAGGAATTCCGGGTTTCCGCCCGGGGCATCGAGGTTGGCCATATTTTCTACTTCGGCACCAAGTATTCCGAGCCGATGAAGGCCAGCGTCACCGGGCCCGAGGGCAAGGAAATCACCGTCCATATGGGCTCTTATGGCATCGGGCCGTCCCGCCTGGTGCCGGCACTGATCGAGGCTTTCCATGACGATAACGGCATTGTCTGGCCGGTCTCGGTGGCGCCGTTCGAAGCGGTGCTAATCAACCTCAAGGCCGGCGATGCCGAATGCGATGCTGCCTGCGATGCGCTCTATGCTGAGCTCAACGCGGCTGGCCTCGACATGCTCTATGATGACCGCGACCAGGGCGCCGGCGCCAAGTTCACCACGGCCGACCTGATTGGCATTCCCTATCAGATCATCATCGGGCCCCGCGGGCTCAAGGCCGGCGAAGCCGAGATCAAGCACCGCAAGTCCGGCGAACGCGAGACCCTGCCGATCGCTGCGGCCGTGGCGCGGCTCAAGGGCCTGATCGAACCCCAGAGAAAGACCGACATTTGA
- a CDS encoding MmcQ/YjbR family DNA-binding protein: MATQADLRRLAMALAGTVEAPHVDRRAFKVNRIYATLAADGDSANLKFTPDEQALKCMVAPDLFAALDNAWGRQGWTTLTLAAATEADLAAALAMAHAHAITKPTRKR; the protein is encoded by the coding sequence ATGGCCACGCAAGCGGACCTGCGCCGACTGGCCATGGCGCTGGCTGGCACCGTCGAAGCACCCCATGTCGATCGCCGGGCCTTCAAGGTCAATCGCATCTATGCCACCCTGGCGGCCGATGGCGACAGCGCCAACCTCAAGTTCACGCCGGACGAGCAGGCCCTCAAATGCATGGTGGCGCCTGACCTGTTTGCCGCGCTCGACAATGCCTGGGGCCGCCAGGGCTGGACCACGCTCACCCTGGCCGCCGCCACGGAAGCCGATCTCGCCGCCGCCCTCGCCATGGCGCACGCCCATGCCATCACCAAACCGACCCGCAAGCGCTAG
- a CDS encoding DUF1467 family protein, with protein MTMQVASLIAVFFVLWWISFVAVLPIGNQSVHEAGAPVVAGSDPGAPVAPRLLRKALMATGLAIVLTLLLLWAMSNETLHHYWNR; from the coding sequence ATGACTATGCAGGTCGCTTCACTCATCGCCGTGTTCTTCGTGCTGTGGTGGATCAGCTTTGTCGCCGTGCTGCCGATCGGCAACCAGAGCGTCCATGAGGCCGGCGCGCCCGTGGTCGCCGGTAGTGATCCGGGTGCCCCGGTAGCGCCGCGACTGTTGCGCAAGGCGCTGATGGCGACGGGCCTGGCCATTGTGCTGACCTTGCTGCTGCTCTGGGCCATGTCCAACGAGACGCTGCACCACTACTGGAACCGCTGA